The stretch of DNA GTAGCCGCCTACTCCGTTTCTTCCCACGGCCAGTCGCCGGCATCGAAGGGGCGATCCGGGATTTCATCGACGCGGGCGGGATCGCGGTCGTAGAGCGACCCGTCGGCGGTCTCCTCGAGGATGGTTTCGCACTCCGCGGCCATGATTCGGGTCAGTTGCCCCTCCATTGCCTCGCCGCGGTCGTCGAGTTGGCCGGTCATCTCGCACAGGATACTGCCATAGCCGTAGGTGGCGTAGGCGTTACGCCCAATGTTAACCGTATCTCCTCCCGGATAGACTGACAGCTGAGCGTTCCCGAAGCCGTCGACCTCGTCGTACATCGCGACGTTGAGCCGTTGCGAGATCTCGACTGCGTCGGGGTCGGCCTCGTCCGCAATCGGCCAGAAGTTCGACGCGTGGAGCATATCTCCCGGAACCTCCTCTTCGTCGTAGTACATCCCTCCCTGCGTGTGGAGGTCGGCGACCCACAACGGATCGAGATCGAGCACGTAATCGAGCATCGCCTGGGTCTCGGGTGAGGGGTTCTCGTCGGGTTTCGGTCCGGGAAGGATCTCCTCGGGAAGTTCGAAGTAGTGCTGACGGTTCGGGTCGGCAGGGCCACACTGCTCTCCGAAGAACGGATCTTCATAACAATAGTCGTCCGGACGAGCGTTCTCGCGCTGGTTACGCATGGCGCCGTCGGGGTTGACCATCGGCAGGCCGTGGATCGTGAGTTCGTCGAGGATATCGTGGCCGGCCGAGAGACGTCGGAGCACCCGCAGGAGCGCCTCGGTGCCGGTCGGCTCGTTCCCGTGTTGCTCAGACGCGAAGAAGACGTCGGTGTCGCCGCTGCCGACCTTGGCGACGGTGAGTTCGCGTCCCTCGAGGCTTTCACCGATGACCTTGGTCTCGAACGGTACGCGAGCTCGCCGCTCGAAGTTACCTAGTAGATCCTGAACCTCCGCGTGAGTGAGGAACCGCTTCGTCTCTTCGCGAGCCCACGGCTCGTTCGCGGTCGCAGTCGTCGCACCGAACAGACTCACGCCTGCTACCGACCCAATCAGCTTGAGTGTATTTCGTCGATCCATGATTGTCCAATCAAAGCTATTGATAGATGTTAATATTAAACTTGTCGTTGATGCCATAATAAGTAACTGTATATTGAATTCACATTATCATATTATGATTCATAGGGGGTGAACGACAGCTCTGATCTCCCGCGTACGCGAGAGACTCGGTGTACTCTCAGAAACCTACCCACCGGCCGTCACACCGTACTCGCGATCAGTGGCCTTACCGACACCCCACCTGGAGATTGTACGGCTGAAGAGAGTCAC from Natronorubrum halophilum encodes:
- a CDS encoding M14 family zinc carboxypeptidase, whose translation is MDRRNTLKLIGSVAGVSLFGATTATANEPWAREETKRFLTHAEVQDLLGNFERRARVPFETKVIGESLEGRELTVAKVGSGDTDVFFASEQHGNEPTGTEALLRVLRRLSAGHDILDELTIHGLPMVNPDGAMRNQRENARPDDYCYEDPFFGEQCGPADPNRQHYFELPEEILPGPKPDENPSPETQAMLDYVLDLDPLWVADLHTQGGMYYDEEEVPGDMLHASNFWPIADEADPDAVEISQRLNVAMYDEVDGFGNAQLSVYPGGDTVNIGRNAYATYGYGSILCEMTGQLDDRGEAMEGQLTRIMAAECETILEETADGSLYDRDPARVDEIPDRPFDAGDWPWEETE